The nucleotide window TGCCAAACCCTGTTCCCTTTCTTCATCCTGCCTTTAGCTTCTATGTAAGCCAGCTCATACCAGATGGAGCTCGAAGAAGTGTTCCCAAATCTATGCAAAGTCATCCTCGACGCCTCGACATGTGTTTGAGAAAGCTGAAGATTCTTCTCAAGCTCATCAATCACAGCTCTACCACCAGCATGGATACAGAAATGATCAAATGCAAGCTTGAAGTCAGGGATGTAAGGCTTCAGCTTAGCATTAAAGAGCTTCTTCCAAACCAAAGTCACGAAAAACAGAATCTGCTCGCTTATAGGAAGAACCAAAGGACCCAAAGTAGTGATGTTCGCCTTGAGCGCTTCCCCGGCGATAGCCATAAGATCTTTGGACAAAGAAACACCGGTTTTACCATTATCATCCTGCTCTTGGTAAACACAGTTGAACGCCTTCTCATCAGCTCCTTTATGAGTCCTAACAGTATGAACCATCTTGTACTTGGACCGTCGACGATCACTAGCCTTGTTGGAAAGCAAAACCGCAGTTCCACCCACCCGGAACAAGCAGTTGGGGATCAGCATCGCCTTCTTATTACCAAAATACCAGTTCTGAGTGATGTTCTCAGTGCTAACGACAACAGCATAAGTGTTCCTATGAACTTGCAACATATCCTTAGCTAAATCAATGGAGATAACACCAGCACTACACCCCATCCCACCAAGATTGAAACTTTTAACGTTCCCTCGAAGCTTATACTTGTTAACAATCATGGCGGACAAAGAAGGAGTGGGGTTAAACAAGCTACAGTTCACGACCAACACACCGACATCCCTAGGGTTAATCTTGGTATTCTCGAAAAGTTTGTCGAGACAACCAAACATCACCTGCTCCGCCTCCTCGCGCGCCGCCGCCATCGTGGTACGTGGAGGGACGCAGTGTAAGCCCTCGGGGAGATACGTCTCTTCTCCTAAACCCGATCTCTCGAGAATCTTGCGCTGAAACTCGAGAGAGGACGCGTTGAAATCGTCGATGAGGGCAGAGTGATCCATGAACTTCTTGTACGGGACTTGAAGGCTCGCTTGAGGGAGGTAACAGGAGTAGTCCACGAGGTAAACGGATCTGGGTCGGGTCATGATGAAGACGGTCGTGCCGAACACGGCCAGAGCGGAGAGGAGGATGAACGCGACGAGGTTGTATTGGAGGTGAAGCCAAATCTGGTGGAAGTCGTCTGGGGTTAATCGAGAGATCTCGGTGATTAAGACAGCCATTAGCGGAACAAGACAGAGCTTGAAGAGATGTGTGATCAGGTAATGGTAACCGAGCTTGACGTATTTCATGTTCACGCTCTGTAGGAAATTGGGAAGCTTTCGAGACCCATTCTCGTTCTGGATCTGTACGGATCCTCCATTGACGGGCTCCATGGTGGACGAGGGTATAAATGTAGAAAAGGGGAAGAAACTGGACAAGTGTGTTTAGTGAGAAGAAGACATTGATGAACACGTATATGGAGAAAAGAGGAAAACAGTTGATCTGCCGAGAACTCGTGTTTTATGtcttttattataatatatatttgtttcttaGCTGTTCTGAGTGTTTGTGTGTTGTGTTCTTGGGTACGATATATATGAAgatgtatttatatatacagCTAAAAGGGTATTGGTCACGAGTCACATTGACGATCTGTTAGAGGGTAATGAGTGATTGTAATCGAGGAGAGTGAGATAAGGCTTGCATTAAAGTTTTAGGGTCAAGTCCAAGTAGAAAGTGGGAAACCGTTATTATATTTGACAACTCAATCAAATCTTTTAGGTATCAAAAcgaatttattttcatttaatttgcTTTTGAGTAGTGACTAGTAGTCAGGTATGGACTGCAGTTCTGTAGTGGACCTATCATTGTTTTCTTTAAGCCTTGTTAATGTAGTGTGCTGGCAGAACccgtttttgtttattttttgtagGTAGGAAATTAatacaaaaagtaaaattttatgTTATGTGTGGTACAAGATAACAGATGATAGATATGATGAATcatcaatatttatttgttttgtctTACTAAATTTAATATGTCGCAGTAAAAAGTATAAAAGTTACTTGTTTCTTCTGTTTCATTTTAGTTGTCATTTTAGATTTATacatattgattaaaaatatatttaattttttatcaagaGAAAGTTTTTACTTTCGTTCTTTTCTGAtctttaaattttattcttGTAAAACCCTATTTTGAAAGTGAAAGTTCTCAGAGACGGATCTCACTCTAGAAGTACTTTACGGGGGAACTCGGTTatcaaataagatttttttttgtgttttaaaaGTATTGAATAGAGGtaagtgtgggaaccgaaattcgcactgtcgatttccgtttaaataaggaaactaggaaaatcctaatttcccagaagtcccggatctctgcgagagccaacgataagtgatcgaatatatgcggaaattatgaaaagataacaaacgagtttagagaaaacagtagatcttatttcgagtccgcgtaagagcgttgcgatcattacaagggatcataaaaactttggccgcaaaggctgtcagcgagttacttagttctagcagtctaaaagctcaaacctaattgagtcgcagctcgataacaaagacgaaaaagataaataaaaggtttttgattgatttcggactgaaccttgttaaaggctgcctacgtacccctttcgaggatcaagccgaacgtagttcaattgatagagctggacaagagatcgaactgcctgggcgagttcgtctagtaattgagtgccagtcatagaaaccgaacttgtcgagaataaagcctaaagtttctaagtgcagagaattccgagtctaagaAGTTCTCcttcatgctcctcgcctaggactccttatatactagctccaaggtcggtttacgcttttactcttctgcccttaagccgtcatagcataaaaatggagatattccatttttctcgattttcacaattatcttcaaaacttccgtatttatccgcggaaacttgacatttatccttccttgtggaccaagcgtcaaccgtgctgtggtttacgggcttttggttaagaaatcgcaggatggacctcgagtcgtgttttaggtccctttgggccgtcttccgactcgaagcgtttactacgatttctttcgacaaagaaagaactttccgcggtttctaatccgcgaagtttgatcgatgatttagaatagcggaaaacatagactgagctcgctacggtcttcgggagataacatttgaaggtttgacaaAAATGCATGTACTGATGTcgtaccgatgttcggaagagctcggtcactacgcagcgaccgaactttggctcgagcccggtcgctacgtagcgaccaagcttggctcgggcttggtcgctacgtagcgaccgagcttggctcgggctcggtcgctacgtagcgaccgagcgagacggacgctcggttgctacgtagcgaccgagcttggctcaggctcggtcgctacgtagcgaccgagcgagacggacactcggtcgctacgtagcgaccgagcgggacggacgctcggtcgctacgtagcgaccgagctgtgtgcatgcttggtcgccgcgtatcgatcgagcttggcttgtccgcggtctgatttccatacttgagtttgtccgcggccgatttggatacatgtctgttgccttcggacaatcggtatttagtggttcgattgagatttggacgatattttactgcaaggctcttcgtaaaaatatctttacgaagattacttttcgtaaaaacgtttatgctgatttttacggactttcagacattgattccgtcgtgaccgattttgaccccaacagtaaGGTGCACATATTTTGGATATCTAAACTAACCATACTTATTTCACTTTAATAAAAGATCATTAGATAATCAAATTATTTGCACAAATTTCACTTGTGTTAACCATATTGATAATTTCGTATCCAAAAAATCCGGATAATCGtagttatgtattttttttaacattgaaTGATCTGATCTACACTTGGTTTGCctaatttattttcaaacatTTAGACAGTATAAGtaaacaaattttgagaaaaaaattgcAAATTCCACATATGACTTGCGTTGTTTATGAATATTTATGACCTTTTATTAAACGATACCCTGGATAAAATTGAATTTAGGGACtcatatgtaaaaaatatgttaaaacatATAGAAAACATGTTGCcaaattcatataaaaaaacaaaaacatatagttATCTCAATCAAACTTCAAGTTTTTTTGGAAACTTAAAACTGAAACTTTTCTTCTAATCTTTTccaatgtcttttttttttgaattaaaatgttaaatttaaactaaaaaaaaagatctttACATAGTGTTTCTTAATAATGTAGAGAGGCTAATACTAAAAAagtaaagaaatatattttcctTAGTTTTCTTCTATCTTGTACTAATACTAAACCAGTATCTCAACCCTCCCTCCAAATCTGAATCCTCTTGCTTTTGTATTGTATAAAGCCTATTCCTCATATTCTTCTCTATCATCTTTATCAACAAATCATGAGGAATAGCAGTTTCTCCATGCCTCCTTTTATTCCTTTCGCTCCATATGCTGTAGACGGTTAGTTGAAATGCATATTTAATTATGAAACTCTGCACTTTCGGCCTCCCTGCCCTTGTACAAACCATAATCAGCTCATCCCATCTCACTGTAAACTCGTTTTCCAATACTTTCTCCATCAACTGCCTCCAGACAATACTAGCAAATGGACATTCGAAAAACAAATGCTCTTTTGTTTCCATCGGAGCCTGACATAGAACACAAGATGTCTTCAACTATGAGATAAGGTTCATCGCAGCCATAGAGAATCTTTAAGTTATAGGAATCGCGAAGAGAATGCTATGGTTTAGCGAATGACTCACTTCACCTTCGCTTATATAGGTTGAAGAATCCTTCTTTAGAATATATTCCTACAATTTGACAATTATGAACATATATTTTGCTTGTGAACCGCTCATTCAATAAATATTTGGTCATCAAAACATATCCCGTAATCTTATCTATATTTACGACATTGACTTCAAATCTATGTACAATTATAGGAAAATATTAGGATTCACATATATAATTGCCAAATATAAGGCTAACCGTGCTATTGAAGTATTTTATATAgttaatactatatatatgatttCCTAAAATTAAAGATGGCAATCAAGAGTATAATAAATGCACGTACACATCCACTTATTAGGCTATATTCATGTTTACCTTACTTGCATTCTTCTGTATCGTTATTTCGTATTTTTTATAGTAAACCACTTTTAATTCGGTATGTTTTTCCTGACCATTATATTGTTCAAATTACATTACGGTTTGTGATAAGTGATAACCATAAAATAAATGGTTTAGTATGATTTAAGTAGTGAACTTTATAATCTTCTGGTGGTTTTGTTATGTTAGATCGTTTAGTATATAGATGAACTTCTAACAACCTAGAAATTTAAAGTATCAAACTACACTTTAAATATGAGTCTAATGTTATAACCAGTTACTGTGCTCAGATTTGAATGTTAACTATTGTGTTGTTGTATTGAgttcatattattttaaagaaatgATGTTTTGTGGTTTTAAGTGTATATAAGTGAACCGTAGCTGGCAAAATACTACTTATTATTAAAGCCGTAAAAGATGATAATAAACTGTGATCAAAGATATTCCACAGGTTATCATGTAACACGGTATGAAGCACAGAGTCATGTTATAACTTATTCTAAATTAAGTTATCATATGCTTAAAATAATGACGGTTACGAAAACATATGTCAATTGCCAATAGAGATTTATAGAAAACGAAATCTTATGTGTGTTTACATGAGATGGTTAAATAGGTTAAACTCTATACACAATATCAAGAATGGCCAATGTGATCAAAACGTATGATGGCAAtcctttttgttttggttcATTACATAGTTAATGATatcataaacaaaattatattaatacgCAGATGTGTATGTCCAATAGCTGTGGCATATTCTGTAAATACTCTAGTAAAGAAATGATAGTTTATTATTTAGGTTGAGAAGCTTTGTGGGACTGCCACCTCAGCATGGCATGAGTGtaaataagttatatattaaaggtcattttattaaaatgtttctctattaataaGAAATGGATCGTTGCATAATCAAATTCAATGCACAAATTTCACTTGTGTTAACCAGATTGACAATTTCAggtatccaaaaaaaaaatcatgatagttttagttatgtattttattaacatttgatTATCTGATCCACACTTGATTTGCCTAATTTATATTTCAAacatttagataatataaataaacaagattTGAGAAACACATCGCAAATTCAACATATGACTTGTCTTGTTTAAGAATTTTCTGGAACGACATCTTGGATAAAATTGAATTTTGGGACTTATATACTTAGGATTAGATACCCTTTAACTTTGAACTTTTTACCGAAATGACCAAAGCTTAGACTACTTACTGAAAGTTATTTTACGATGTTAAAGATAAAAGTAACAACTTGCTAAAACCAAAAGAACAAAATTATCGGAAATACTCATGCTGCATTAAACCAAGAGAAGTCGCATATCTCCAAACCCTTGCCATCATTTTATTTCTCATGAATTATTTTGCCTTTCCGATATCTCAAACTATTAAAAATGAGCTGAACAGTAATAAAATGTGTATAACCTTGCTAAGCCCTTGAGATGATTGAAACCGCTAATATGAAATCAAAAACTGACAACATGTCGAATTGGATTGCTACAACGAACCAGGTCAGTTTGATTGGTACATTAACCTATTCAGATGAAtcccattttattaaaaactggtGGTTTCTTCTTTCAGATTATTAGTTCTCAGATGTTATTTACTCAAGTTCATaatcaaaaaatcaaaacaagaacGTATTTATCAATCGTAAAAGCTTTTAATCCTGAGAATCAATTCAGTAAGTATTTTGTAAGCAAGGAGTTAAATTGTTGAAATCCCATTATGTGCATTGCATGTGTCTTTGAGCTGATACACACATTTATTACcctaatatatactattagacGAGAATCCATGTGAAATCAGTGGAATATGAAAGAAAACTTAAATGAGGAATATTCAAATTCAAAGATTTATTACAATGACAAAGGAaacaatgatatttttttaggaTGCCATATATAGATAAAGTTCATggataattattattaattgtactctcaaaaaaaacatatcaagtAATTAAAATGACCTCTCACAATAGATCAGACATTGGTtgctttgtaatcatatttttagttgatttaaaaaaaaaaaccttaataTGAAGCAGTAGGCGTGTATATTTCATCTGTGAATAGGTGTATCTCCTTATCTCTTGAAAAAATAGCTGGAATAGCATGTCTCAAAGAATTTTTACTAAATCACGAGTGAATCCGAAATAGGCCATGGACTTGGATCTACCAAATAATAAGAATTCCTCTGAGATTCAATCATAAACCACTTTCCCTTGGTTTTGTAtgtaacccccccccccccccccccccccccctccaaTGGGCACTTTCTACATGTATAAGTTCTTCTAGCCAAATCAATGACACATTCATACTCATCACCTTCAACAATATAGTTGTACTCactaattgaaaaaaaaaacttaattccTTTAGCTTTTCCAATCCTTCTATCGATCTTTTTCTACACCTTTATCATTAAAGGATCATTTTGCTTTGAGCTCAACAATCTACGCTAATAAACCACATGGTTAGCATTTCCCTTATATTGTCTAACATGTGAATCACGTCGTACCCCTTAGGGATTTTCagtacaaaatttattgattatGCTGGATTATTCGTTCTTATGTCATACTTGAATCCAAAAAAGTAACAACGAGCCCATTTTCTTACATCTTTGGTCTGAAGGTATTTTCCAACAACATGACTCATTCtgcaaatttcatcaaaaatctCCACAAAATCGACAGACCTATATGCTTTTGAAACTTTTTCAACCAACTCTGTCACTCCTCTTATCCTATTATTCTTAACCACATTATTTAATAGATGGTGGATGTGGATTCCATGTCCACCTCGTGGGTAAACATTGTCGAGTGATTTGACAATTGTTGAGTTTCTATTTGACACAAATGCTAAACTAGGATCATCACCAATAACAACCTTCAACTGCATGAAGAACCACTCTCATGAATAGTCATTCTATGAATAAACAACCCCAAATACAATTAGATACATATTAGAGTTATCATCTACATCCTTAGAAATAAGTAGAGCCCCCTTGTATTTACTTTTAAGAAAAGTATGATCTACTATATTCACCCTCCAAATCGCCTTGTCCCTCTCACAAATTGACCAAATGAAAGAAACAAATACTTTAATCTACCATCAGATTCAGTTGTGTAGTGAGTATGCGTACCTGAATTAGCTTCTTTCAGCATGTGtaagtattttattattttaccaAAACCCTTTTATGGCATTTCTTTTACTGTCAGTGGCGGAGGTACGTTGACTGTGTGTGTGGGGCGGGGGGACAATTTTCCACCATAGAAATATTAAAGTTAGTTTAgttttataacaaaatgaaGTTATGCGCctgttgttatattttttttgcccCCTATACTCTAAATAATtgacataattaaaaatattctaaatcaTATAGATATAAAACAAAAGTACAATTTGTTATTGTTTTTATATCTACAATTCATATGTTAATGAAGTGAGCTTTATTTAATTTACAGATCTAATCCAGTTTAAATGAAAATAGTTTTTACTCATTAAAAAATATGAGTAGATATAAAAATATGAGTAAATATGAGTAAATATGACAATTGTCCACCATAGAAATATTAAAGTTAGTTTAgttttataacaaaatgaaGTTATGCGCctgttgttatattttttttgcccCCTATACTCTAAATAATtgacataattaaaaatattctaaatcaTATAGATATAAAACAAAAGTCCAATTTGTTATTGTTTTTATATCTACAATTCATATGTTAATGAAGTGAGCTTTATTTAATTTACAGATCTAATCCAGTTTAAATGAAAATAGTTTTTACTCATTAAAAAATAGGAAAAATGGAGATTTTTGTGTTAGGAAATGCAACTCAAAGGTCACTTAGTCTTCGTCGCGTTTCTCAACTTCTTATTCCCCTGTGATTTCTTTTCTACTGATTCAAATCACGCACAAAGTCTCCTGTCCATGTAAGtttcttttctatttgtttaattaatttatatctattttaaatttttgtttgattCTCTTTTGTTTACTTTCTGTTTCAAAATTGCAGTACTGCAAAATTTTCTACTGAGTGATGATATGCGTTAGGGTTGTGACTTTTGATGTGAATGTAGAATAATTTTAGACAgccaatattattttatatggttttgaGCAGTACTGGTTTTGAGCTTAACATGGAAAACGTATTAGCTAATATGATGAATTGTGTTTAGTTTAATAACATGTTAGAAGGTTTAATGGAGTTGACTTTATATTAATTTACTATTTCTACTGATTTTGCAGATAAATAGAGGGATATTATAACAAAACGAGTGCTTCcgattttaaaagaaatttggATAAATTGGATAACTCAGATGATTTGAATGGTTTGCCATGGGATCCAGCTGAAAGAAAAAAGATGTCGCAATATCTTCCAAATCAAAGAGACGAAGTAAGGCAGAAATATTTAACTAGAGGTCCATGTCAACCTTATGGTCatgtttttcaaaagaaaaagtttgGGAGAGCAGCGAGGCGGTTTAATCCAGCTTGGTTTGAGAAGTATGGTAATTGGCTAGAGTACAGCATCTCCAAAGATAAACCATTCTGTTTGTGTTGCTATTTGTTCAGAGATGACATACCAAAACATGGTGGAAATTATGCTTTTGTGACTGAAGGCTTTTCTTGTTGGAAAAAACCTGAGGCTTTATCTGAGCATGTAGGTGGAATTAATAGCTTTCACAATATTGATGTTAAGAGATTATGTGATGATTTGATGAATCAAGGTCAGTCAATTGTGCATGCTTTTTATAAGCAAGGCGATGTGGTGAAAAATGAATATCGCATCCGGTTAAATACTTCAGTTGATGCTTCTAGGTACTTGTTACGACAAGGATTATACTTTCGTGGTCATGATGAcggaaaatattttattaataaaggAAACTTTGTAGAGCTCTTGAAGTACACTGGAGAACAAAATGACGTTGTAAGTAAGGTTATTTTGGAGAAGCTCCAAAAAATAACCAGATGGTTTCTCAAGTGATTTAGAAAGATATTGTACATTATTTTGCTCAAGAGGTACTGAAATCTATCATAGAAGAAATCGATCATGGAGTGTTCGGTTTGATGAGTCTGCAGATGTTTCTAACAAAGAGCAAATGGCTGTTGTCTTTCGGTTTGTTGATAAAAGTGAATCAGTAAAAGAAAGATTTGTGGGAGTTGCTCATGTAAACGAAACGTCTTCTTTATCTCTGAAATCTGCAGTTGATGACTTGTTTGCAAAACATGGGTTGAGCTTGAAACATTTGAGAGGACAAGGTTATGATGGAGCAAGCAATATGAAAGTACACTTTAACGGGCTGAGAGCATTGGTTGCTAGAGAAAATAGCTCAGCCTATTATGTACATTAATTTGATCATCAACTTCAGCCAGTTGTGGTGGCAGTTGCAAAAAAGAGCTTTGAAGTTAGTAATTTTTTTGACATGGTTTCTACTTTGCTGAATGTGGTTGTGGCTTCTTGCAAGAGGAACTATACGCTTCTTGATATGAATAGAAAGAAGGTGGACGAAGGGATTGATAGTGGTGACATTAACACTGGAACAAGATAAAATCAAGAGATTTCTCTTCCAAGGTCTGGAAATACTCGGTGGGGTTCTCAATATAAAACTTTCCTTCGTTTGGTTGATTTGTTTCCTTCAGTCATTAAAATACTTCAATGTATTCAAGATGAATGCGCTTAtgattcaaaaatatgtc belongs to Brassica rapa cultivar Chiifu-401-42 chromosome A07, CAAS_Brap_v3.01, whole genome shotgun sequence and includes:
- the LOC103846046 gene encoding 3-ketoacyl-CoA synthase 9; translation: MEPVNGGSVQIQNENGSRKLPNFLQSVNMKYVKLGYHYLITHLFKLCLVPLMAVLITEISRLTPDDFHQIWLHLQYNLVAFILLSALAVFGTTVFIMTRPRSVYLVDYSCYLPQASLQVPYKKFMDHSALIDDFNASSLEFQRKILERSGLGEETYLPEGLHCVPPRTTMAAAREEAEQVMFGCLDKLFENTKINPRDVGVLVVNCSLFNPTPSLSAMIVNKYKLRGNVKSFNLGGMGCSAGVISIDLAKDMLQVHRNTYAVVVSTENITQNWYFGNKKAMLIPNCLFRVGGTAVLLSNKASDRRRSKYKMVHTVRTHKGADEKAFNCVYQEQDDNGKTGVSLSKDLMAIAGEALKANITTLGPLVLPISEQILFFVTLVWKKLFNAKLKPYIPDFKLAFDHFCIHAGGRAVIDELEKNLQLSQTHVEASRMTLHRFGNTSSSSIWYELAYIEAKGRMKKGNRVWQIAFGSGFKCNSAVWVALHNVKPSVSSPWEHSIDRYPVKLDF